CCCGGTGCCGATCTCGACGAGGAGACCGTCATCGCGCACACCCGCACACATCTGGCGAATTTCAAGGTGCCCCGTTCGGTGGTGTTCCTCGACGTGCTGCCACGCAACCCTGGAGGCAAAGTGGTCAAACCGACGCTGCGCGAACTCGACGGGAGGAGCTGAGATGGATCTGACATTCGACGAGGACAGCGAGGCGTTCCGCCACGAGGTCCGCGAATTCCTCGACGCCAACCGGGATTCGTTCCCCACCAAGTCGTATGACACCCGTGAGGGATTCGACCAGCATCGGACCTGGGACAAGGTGCTCTTCGACGCCGGGTTGTCGGTGATCGCCTGGCCGCAGAAGTACGGCGGCCGGGACGCCAGCCTGCTGCAGTGGGTGGTCTTCGAGGAGGAGTACTTCCGCGCCGGCGCCCCCGGCAGGGCCAGCGCCAACGGCACGTCGATGCTGGCGCCTACGCTGTTCGCGCACGGCACCGAAGAACAGCTGGACCGGGTGCTGCCCAAAATGGCCAGCGGTGAGGAGATCTGGGCGCAGGCGTGGTCCGAGCCCGAGTCGGGCAGTGACCTGGCATCGCTGCGTTCCACCGCCACCCGCACCGAGGGCGGCTGGCTGCTCAACGGTCAGAAGATATGGAGTTCGCGCGCCGTGTTTGGCGAGCGGGCCTTCGGCCTCTTCCGGTCCGACCCGCAGGCACAGCGACACAAGGGCCTGACCTACTTCATGTTCGACCTGCACGCCCAGGGTGTCACGGTGCGGCCGATCGCCCAGCTCGGCGGCGACACCGGTTTCGGTGAGATCTTCCTCGACGATGTGTTCGTTCCCGACGAGGATGTCATCGGCGAGGCCAATGACGGCTGGCGCGCGGCGATGAGCACGTCGAGCAACGAGCGCGGTATGTCCCTGCGCAGTCCGGCGCGGTTCCTCGCGCCGGCGGAACGACTTGTGAAGCAGTGGAAGGCCAACCCGGATCCGGTGTTCACCGATCGCGTTGCCGATGCCTGGATCAAGGCCCAGGCATATCGCCTGCACACCTTCGGCACCGTCACCCGGCTGGCAGGCGGTGGTGAACTCGGCGCGGAATCCTCGGTGACGAAGGTGTTCTGGTCGGATCTGGATGTCGCACTGCACCAGACCGCACTGGATCTGCAGGGCGCCGACGCCGAGATCGTCGACCAGACGACCGAGGGTCTGCTGTTCGCGCTCGGCGGGCCGATCTACGCCGGCACCAACGAGATCCAGCGCAACATCATCGCCGAGCGCCTGCTGGGCCTGCCACGTGAGATTTCTGGGGGGAAGCCCAAGTCATGAACTTCGAGATAGACGACCAGCAGCGCGATTTCGCGTCGAGCATCGATGCCGCACTCGGCGCGGCCGACGTACCGGCCGCAATCCGGGCCTGGGCCGACGGCGATTCCGCCCCCGCCCGCAAGGTGTGGGCACAGCTCACCGACCTCGGCGTGACCGCCCTGTCGGTCGCCGAGAAGTTCGACGGGATCGAGGCGCAACCGATCGATCTGGTGGTGGCACTGGAACGGCTGGGTTACTGGGCCGTGCCGGGTCCGGTCACCGAATCGATTGCCGTGGCGCCCATCCTGCTCGCCGACGACGAACGATCCGCGGCGCTGGCTGCCGGGGAGCTGATTGCCACCGTCGCACTGCCGCCGCAGGTGCCCTACGCCGTCAACGCGGACTTCGCGGGGCTGACGCTGTTGGCCGGTGATGGTCGGGTAGCGGAGGCGACACCGGGCGCAGCGCACGATTCGGTCGATCCCACGCGGCGGCTCTTCGAGGTGGACGCATCCGGGGACGGACAGTCCGCCGATACCGCACGCGCCTACGAGTTCGGTGTGTTGGCCACGGCCGCCCAGCTGGTCGGTGCCGGACAGGCGATGCTGGACCTGTCGGTGTCCTATGCCAAGCAGCGCACCCAGTTCGGCCGGGTGATCGGCTCCTACCAGGCGATCAAGCACAAGCTCGCCGATGTCCACATCGCTGTCGAGATGGCTCGCCCGCTGGTCCATGGGGCGGCGTTGGCGCTTGCCGACGGGTCACCGGACACTGCCCGCGATGTGAGCGCGGCCAAGGTGGCCGCCGCCGATGCCGCGCTGCTGGCGGCGCGTTCGTCACTGCAGACCCACGGCGCCATCGGATTCACCCAGGAACACGACCTGTCGCTGCTGCTCCTCCGAGTGCAGGCGCTGCGCTCGGCATGGGGTGACCCGGCCCTGCACCGTCGCCGCCTGTTGGAGGTCCTTTCGTGAGTGAAGAACGCGAACTGCTGCGCTCCACCGTTGCGGCACTGGTCGACAAGCACGCCACCCCCGAAGCGGTCCGTACCGCGATGGAGTCCGACCGCGGCTACGACGAGTCGCTGTGGAAGCTGTTGTGCGAGCAGGTCGGTGCCGCAGCACTGGTCATCCCCGAGGATCTCGGTGGGGCCGGCGGTGAGCTCGCCGATGCCGCCGTCGTCCTGGAGGAGCTCGGTAAGGCGCTGGTACCCACGCCGCTGCTGGGTACCACGCTGGCCGAGCTGGCCCTGCTGCATGCCGGGGACCACGAGTTGTTGGAAGGGTTGGCCGAGGGCGCCTCGATCGGCACGGTGGTCTTCGATCCCGAGTATGTCGTCAACGGTGACATCGCCGATATCGTTATCGCCGCCGACGGGACCGAGCTGACCAGGTGGACGGATGTCACCGCGAAGCCGCACGCGACGATGGACCTGACCCGACGGCTGTCGTCGGTGACCGCCGGCGAGACCGCCGCGCTGGGAGCCGATCCCGGCCTCGCCGACACCGCTGCCCTGTTGCTGGCCGCAGAACAGATCGGTGCCGCCGCCCGAGCGCTCGACCTCACGGTGGCCTATACCAAGGACCGGGTGCAATTCGGCAGGCCGATCGGCAGCTTCCAGGCGCTCAAACACCGCATGGCCGATCTCTACGTCACGGTGCAATCGGCACGGGCGGTCATCTACGACGCCATCGCCGATCCGTCCCCGGCGTCGGCCTCACTGGCACGGGTGTTCGCCAGCGAAGCGCTGACCGACGTGGCCGCCGAAGCGGTGCAGCTACACGGTGGCATCGCCATCACCTGGGAGCACGACATCCAGCTGTACTTCAAGCGGGCGCATGCCAGTGCTCAGCTGCTCGGGCCTCCCCGTGAGCACCTGCGTCGTCTGGAAGCTCAAGTTTTCTAGGCGGCTCGCCGCCATTTCGTTCTAGGCCAGTTCCACGTCATCGGCATCGACGACCGCGGCCGTGCGTCCCGGCGCGCTCTGGTGCGCCCAGTACAGGTTGGTGTGTGCGACAACCATTTCCGGCGGCGGTGCACCCCACTGCGTGAGATCGACGGTGGTGTGCGCGTCCCCGACCAGCGTGACGTCATAGCCGCGGACGAAGGCGCCGTGGATGGTTGATCGGACGCACTGATCGCTGCAGGCGCCGGCCACCACCAACCTGCCGACTCGCAGGCCGGCCAGCACATCCTCGAGGTCGGTCGCCTCGAACGAGTCACCGTGCTTCTTCTCGATGACCGGTTCCGTCTGGCCGGGCACCAGTTCGTCGACGATGCACCAGCCGGCGCTGCCGAGCAACAGTTCGTCATCGGAATGCCGCACCCAGACCACCGGCACCTTCTCGGCCCGCGCCCGGTCGACCAGCCTGCCGATGGCGGCGACGACCTCGTCACGACGTACCGCGTCGGCAACGACCTGTTCCTGGACGTCGACGACGACGAGTGCGCTGTGCGGCCGGTCGTGCAGCGTGGTCATGGTGACCGCAGACTAGCCTGGATTCGATGTCTACTGAAGCTCTGCGCGCCGGAATCCCGCCGTTCTACGTGATGGACGTCTGGCTGGCCGCGGCCGAACGCCAGCGCACCCACGGCGACCTGGTGAACCTGTCCGCGGGCCAGCCCAGCGCACAGGCCCCGGAGCCGATCCGCGCTGCCGCCGCAGCGGCGCTGGCCGGCCACAACCTGGGATACACCGTGGCACTGGGCATCCCGGAACTGCGGACGGCCATCGCGGAGTCGTACCGCACCAAGCATGGGATAGATGTCGACATGGACGCCGTGGTCATCACCACCGGGTCGACCGGCGGATTCCTGCTCGCCTTCCTGTCCTGCTTCGACGTCGGCGACCGCGTCGCGGTGACCAGCCCCGGGTACCCGTGCTACCGCAACATCCTGTCGGCACTCGGATGCGAGGTCGTCGAGGTGCCGTGCGGTCCCGACACCCGTTTCCAGCCGACGGTGGCGATGCTCGATGCGCTCGACCCGCCGGTGAAGGGGTTGATCATCGCCAGTCCAGCCAACCCGACCGGCACGATCATCCCGTCCGCAGATCTGGCCGCCATCGTGTCGTGGTGCGACGAACGCGACGTGCAGTTGGTCAGCGATGAGATCTACCACGGTCTGGAGTATCAGGGTGCGCCCGCGACCAGTTCCGCATGGGAGACTTCCCGCAATCCCATTGTCGTCAACAGCTTCTCGAAGTACTTCGCCATGACGGGTTGGCGACTGGGCTGGCTGCTGGTACCCGCGCCGCTGCGTCGTGCGATCGACCGCCTGACCGGGAACTTCTCCATTTGTCCGCCGACGCTGCCACAACTGGCCGCGGTCGCGGCGTTCGATCCGGCATCGCTGGCCGAGGCGGAAGCACTGGTTCGGGGCTACACCGCCAATCGTGAGGTGCTGCTGACCGGTTTGGCCCAGATCGGTCTGGATCGCCTGGCCCCAGCCGACGGGGCGTTCTACGTGTACGCCGACATCTCCG
The sequence above is drawn from the Mycolicibacterium neoaurum VKM Ac-1815D genome and encodes:
- a CDS encoding acyl-CoA dehydrogenase family protein; its protein translation is MDLTFDEDSEAFRHEVREFLDANRDSFPTKSYDTREGFDQHRTWDKVLFDAGLSVIAWPQKYGGRDASLLQWVVFEEEYFRAGAPGRASANGTSMLAPTLFAHGTEEQLDRVLPKMASGEEIWAQAWSEPESGSDLASLRSTATRTEGGWLLNGQKIWSSRAVFGERAFGLFRSDPQAQRHKGLTYFMFDLHAQGVTVRPIAQLGGDTGFGEIFLDDVFVPDEDVIGEANDGWRAAMSTSSNERGMSLRSPARFLAPAERLVKQWKANPDPVFTDRVADAWIKAQAYRLHTFGTVTRLAGGGELGAESSVTKVFWSDLDVALHQTALDLQGADAEIVDQTTEGLLFALGGPIYAGTNEIQRNIIAERLLGLPREISGGKPKS
- a CDS encoding acyl-CoA dehydrogenase, with protein sequence MNFEIDDQQRDFASSIDAALGAADVPAAIRAWADGDSAPARKVWAQLTDLGVTALSVAEKFDGIEAQPIDLVVALERLGYWAVPGPVTESIAVAPILLADDERSAALAAGELIATVALPPQVPYAVNADFAGLTLLAGDGRVAEATPGAAHDSVDPTRRLFEVDASGDGQSADTARAYEFGVLATAAQLVGAGQAMLDLSVSYAKQRTQFGRVIGSYQAIKHKLADVHIAVEMARPLVHGAALALADGSPDTARDVSAAKVAAADAALLAARSSLQTHGAIGFTQEHDLSLLLLRVQALRSAWGDPALHRRRLLEVLS
- the ipdE2 gene encoding acyl-CoA dehydrogenase IpdE2, producing MSEERELLRSTVAALVDKHATPEAVRTAMESDRGYDESLWKLLCEQVGAAALVIPEDLGGAGGELADAAVVLEELGKALVPTPLLGTTLAELALLHAGDHELLEGLAEGASIGTVVFDPEYVVNGDIADIVIAADGTELTRWTDVTAKPHATMDLTRRLSSVTAGETAALGADPGLADTAALLLAAEQIGAAARALDLTVAYTKDRVQFGRPIGSFQALKHRMADLYVTVQSARAVIYDAIADPSPASASLARVFASEALTDVAAEAVQLHGGIAITWEHDIQLYFKRAHASAQLLGPPREHLRRLEAQVF
- a CDS encoding isochorismatase family protein; protein product: MTTLHDRPHSALVVVDVQEQVVADAVRRDEVVAAIGRLVDRARAEKVPVVWVRHSDDELLLGSAGWCIVDELVPGQTEPVIEKKHGDSFEATDLEDVLAGLRVGRLVVAGACSDQCVRSTIHGAFVRGYDVTLVGDAHTTVDLTQWGAPPPEMVVAHTNLYWAHQSAPGRTAAVVDADDVELA
- a CDS encoding pyridoxal phosphate-dependent aminotransferase, encoding MSTEALRAGIPPFYVMDVWLAAAERQRTHGDLVNLSAGQPSAQAPEPIRAAAAAALAGHNLGYTVALGIPELRTAIAESYRTKHGIDVDMDAVVITTGSTGGFLLAFLSCFDVGDRVAVTSPGYPCYRNILSALGCEVVEVPCGPDTRFQPTVAMLDALDPPVKGLIIASPANPTGTIIPSADLAAIVSWCDERDVQLVSDEIYHGLEYQGAPATSSAWETSRNPIVVNSFSKYFAMTGWRLGWLLVPAPLRRAIDRLTGNFSICPPTLPQLAAVAAFDPASLAEAEALVRGYTANREVLLTGLAQIGLDRLAPADGAFYVYADISEYSTDSLDFCARLLADTGVAIAPGVDFDTVHGGSFVRLSFAGAASDITTALERMGPWLAGQSGR